A single region of the Brassica rapa cultivar Chiifu-401-42 chromosome A03, CAAS_Brap_v3.01, whole genome shotgun sequence genome encodes:
- the LOC103856033 gene encoding uncharacterized protein At5g39865, producing the protein MAGLEKNAELKKTSFFSRSMTTHHGRPVASSLNPSLNRTTSITKYYTPVESVGSSLKGKVKDLCRLFEGSKSVKPSSTDPPPQKHQKLTKSVLSESRLSPFLSLSNSVTRLPGTEDRIVVFFTSLRGIRRTYEDCYSVRMIFRGFRVWIDERDVSMDAAYRKELQIAMGEKSSVSLPQVFIMGKYVGGADVIKSLFEIGELAKILKAFPVREPGFVCRCCGDVRFIPCLNCSGSKKLYDEDEDRVRRCPDCNENGLIRCPDCSS; encoded by the coding sequence ATGGCGGGGTTAGAGAAAAACgcggagctgaagaagacgagtTTCTTCAGCAGGTCGATGACAACTCATCACGGGAGGCCAGTAGCTTCGTCCctcaacccttccctgaaccgCACCACCTCCATCACCAAATACTACACCCCCGTTGAATCAGTCGGAAGCTCTCTCAAAGGCAAGGTCAAGGACCTTTGCAGATTATTCGAAGGCTCCAAATCCGTTAAACCATCCTCAACCGATCCTCCTCCTCAGAAGCATCAGAAATTAACCAAATCGGTTTTATCCGAATCGCGGTTATCTCCGTTCCTGAGCCTAAGCAACTCCGTGACTCGTCTCCCTGGTACGGAGGACAGGATCGTGGTGTTTTTCACGAGCTTGAGAGGGATCAGACGGACGTATGAGGATTGTTACTCCGTTAGGATGATCTTTagagggtttagggtttggatCGACGAGCGTGATGTCTCTATGGACGCTGCTTACAGGAAGGAGCTGCAGATTGCGATGGGGGAGAAGAGTAGTGTGTCGTTGCCTCAGGTTTTTATAATGGGGAAGTATGTTGGTGGTGCTGATGTGATTAAGAGCTTGTTTGAGATTGGTGAGCTTGCTAAGATTCTTAAGGCTTTCCCTGTGAGAGAGCCGGGGTTTGTGTGTCGGTGTTGTGGGGACGTAAGGTTTATTCCGTGTTTGAATTGTAGTGGGAGTAAGAAACTGTATGATGAGGATGAAGATAGGGTCAGGAGATGTCCGGATTGTAATGAGAATGGGTTGATACGGTGTCCTGATTGCTCTTCTTGA